One Bacillus sp. (in: firmicutes) DNA window includes the following coding sequences:
- a CDS encoding GNAT family N-acetyltransferase: protein MRNLLSIATIKAENDEAAFLFEVYASSRIDEVAAWGWEKEQIHQFLQMQHLCQQRSYELQYPHMETKIIFFENEKVGRLLLADFKDKLVLVDITLLSNYQNKGIGTKVLTDLLQYAGQQNKIVQLHVFSNNEKAKKLYERLGFQQVSMKDMYVQMEWSGY, encoded by the coding sequence GTGAGAAATTTGCTAAGTATTGCAACAATAAAAGCGGAAAATGATGAAGCAGCATTTTTATTTGAAGTTTATGCAAGTTCAAGAATAGATGAAGTAGCTGCATGGGGTTGGGAGAAAGAGCAAATTCATCAGTTTTTACAAATGCAACATCTCTGTCAACAACGTTCCTACGAGCTGCAATATCCTCACATGGAAACCAAAATAATATTTTTTGAGAATGAAAAGGTAGGTCGTTTGTTGTTAGCAGATTTCAAAGACAAGCTAGTGCTAGTTGATATTACTTTGCTGTCAAACTATCAAAATAAAGGGATTGGTACAAAAGTTTTAACAGATTTATTGCAATATGCAGGCCAACAAAACAAAATAGTTCAGTTACATGTCTTTTCTAATAATGAAAAAGCAAAAAAATTATACGAACGATTAGGGTTTCAACAAGTTTCAATGAAGGATATGTATGTACAAATGGAATGGTCAGGTTATTGA